From Candidatus Thermoplasmatota archaeon, the proteins below share one genomic window:
- a CDS encoding ABC transporter permease subunit, with translation MPEGVHGYPRWTGTLSTGSAAPTVAGEELRRALNNLWIQIPLVLILAYAVAVVGQLSSFSRGGTGIHTLSQFVTFLDVVPWAGLLVAAIMGAPLLLEDQRQGALELYLSRAVTLPEYLGGKIAALLAVTTLACVGPVLLYYVATMLMFQNHPEGWEWVLPGALAWAFLWAVMVSGLALGLAAVSRSSRGATLLLLGSFAVLDVFANNVFAGAQRLVDVLVPGGAARIVSPMNAWDAQLPWMIGATVDSGFEGWWGLVLWAVLLALGWGLLAWKRPRLGGAAE, from the coding sequence ATGCCTGAGGGCGTCCACGGCTACCCGCGCTGGACGGGCACGCTCTCGACGGGCTCGGCGGCGCCCACGGTCGCAGGCGAGGAGCTGCGGCGCGCGCTCAACAACCTGTGGATCCAGATCCCCCTCGTTCTCATCCTCGCCTACGCGGTCGCCGTCGTGGGCCAGCTCTCGTCCTTCTCGCGCGGCGGAACGGGGATCCACACGCTCTCGCAGTTCGTCACGTTCCTCGACGTCGTCCCCTGGGCGGGCCTCCTGGTGGCCGCCATCATGGGCGCGCCGCTTCTCCTCGAGGACCAGCGGCAGGGCGCCCTCGAGCTCTACCTCTCGCGCGCCGTCACGCTTCCGGAGTACCTCGGCGGCAAGATCGCGGCGCTTCTTGCCGTGACCACGCTTGCCTGCGTGGGTCCCGTGCTTCTTTACTACGTTGCCACGATGCTCATGTTCCAAAACCACCCCGAAGGCTGGGAATGGGTTCTGCCAGGTGCGCTTGCCTGGGCGTTCCTGTGGGCCGTCATGGTGTCCGGCCTTGCGCTTGGGCTGGCGGCCGTGTCGCGCTCCAGCCGCGGGGCCACGCTCCTCCTGCTGGGCTCCTTTGCCGTGCTCGACGTCTTCGCGAACAACGTGTTCGCCGGAGCCCAGCGGCTCGTCGACGTTCTCGTCCCCGGCGGCGCGGCGCGCATCGTGTCTCCCATGAACGCCTGGGACGCGCAGTTGCCCTGGATGATCGGGGCCACGGTCGATTCGGGCTTCGAGGGCTGGTGGGGTCTCGTGCTCTGGGCCGTGCTTCTTGCGCTCGGTTGGGGCCTCCTGGCGTGGAAGCGGCCTCGCCTGGGAGGTGCCGCCGAATGA
- a CDS encoding ABC transporter ATP-binding protein → MNVLACERLSRWYGDVIAVNDLTVEVEPGITGVLGPNGAGKTSLLRMATGLVRPSAGTIRVLGEDPWDNPALAARVGYVPEGDAPWRDLSGLQCATLAARLSGLAPGRAEEAAREKLARVGLSSAMDRRVEAYSRGMRQKLKFALALAHDPELLILDEPLLGTDPPTRRDLVQLIKGLAAEGKSVLVSTHVLPDVEAMTQRILLVNHGRLMAYGEVAKIRDLLERYPRTVRLATPSPRPVGAALWGWESVLSVAAEEGAVVVRTRDPQRFYEDLQRMLLERQDLAVMSVTSPDETIEAVFRYLVEA, encoded by the coding sequence ATGAACGTCCTCGCGTGCGAACGCCTCTCGCGATGGTACGGCGACGTGATTGCCGTCAACGACCTCACGGTCGAGGTCGAGCCGGGGATCACGGGCGTTCTTGGCCCCAACGGCGCCGGCAAGACGAGCCTTCTGCGCATGGCCACCGGTCTTGTCCGCCCTTCCGCCGGGACGATCCGCGTCCTAGGCGAGGACCCGTGGGACAACCCGGCGCTTGCCGCGCGCGTGGGTTACGTGCCGGAGGGCGACGCGCCCTGGCGCGATCTCTCGGGTCTCCAGTGCGCCACGCTTGCCGCCCGTCTTTCCGGCCTTGCGCCCGGACGCGCGGAGGAGGCGGCCCGCGAGAAGCTCGCGCGCGTGGGCCTTTCTTCGGCCATGGACCGCCGCGTGGAGGCCTACTCGCGCGGCATGCGGCAGAAGCTCAAGTTCGCGCTCGCGCTTGCGCACGATCCCGAGCTTCTCATCCTCGACGAGCCCCTCCTGGGCACGGATCCGCCCACGCGGCGGGACCTCGTTCAGCTCATCAAGGGCCTGGCGGCCGAGGGCAAGAGCGTGCTCGTCTCGACGCACGTGTTGCCGGACGTCGAGGCCATGACGCAGCGCATCCTGCTCGTGAACCACGGGCGCCTCATGGCCTACGGCGAGGTGGCCAAGATCCGCGACCTCCTGGAGCGCTACCCGCGGACCGTCCGCCTGGCCACTCCAAGCCCGCGCCCCGTGGGGGCCGCGCTCTGGGGATGGGAGAGCGTCCTGTCCGTCGCGGCGGAGGAAGGCGCTGTCGTCGTGCGCACGCGCGACCCGCAGCGCTTCTACGAGGACCTCCAGCGGATGCTTCTGGAGCGGCAGGATCTCGCGGTGATGTCCGTGACGAGCCCCGACGAGACGATCGAAGCCGTGTTCCGGTACCTCGTGGAGGCCTGA
- a CDS encoding CARDB domain-containing protein produces the protein MAAPIGTLFGLSLRGWLSARGVWAAFAVALVPMLLTGSWVATHPADVEVTGVFADLERIRDGDEVTFAVQLRNVGGVDVGGFNVSLSVFHALPRVEGNRLVVNNETGRLAWEMSAETRMRPSRDFFQGERLVERVEGLPAGASTTVTFSWQAKFGVWLVLAQADPEDAVGEINERNNLAQHRPPGTEALARGEPTPLVVPFRLPEAGPRAPTGLEGEGETQANLSVRVEFAPREPRLFEFVNITATVVNSGPEPVENATFRLRAGRVDGGAFSIVPPVQDQLRTVSLGVGNSSTITISWQPPFLETYWIQAYAQPPAGALDPSPDDNVVAVPFGMLMPDHRQLVEDLRPLLAPQLEPPPRATIKAFYQAIFEFLHLHIILPFVALFYAAGVLADERERGTLPYVLTRPIPRWLLPLAKFAAGFVVAATAVILGIAAAFAVMFGAPGGDVGFLTTPLLASLAALFAYSAFFVLLGVLVDRPYLVGVAFVLGWETIAGALVPWVSNLTISHHVRKAFGGWPMDQGVQWAPAEGEPTTALLVVLLSGVAFLVAAAVAMKRREFPA, from the coding sequence GTGGCCGCTCCCATCGGAACCCTGTTCGGCCTGTCGCTGCGCGGCTGGCTGTCGGCGCGCGGCGTGTGGGCCGCCTTCGCGGTCGCGCTCGTCCCGATGCTCCTCACCGGCTCCTGGGTCGCCACGCACCCGGCCGACGTCGAGGTGACGGGCGTCTTCGCCGATCTCGAGCGCATCCGGGACGGCGACGAGGTCACCTTCGCGGTGCAGCTGCGCAACGTCGGCGGCGTCGACGTGGGCGGCTTCAACGTGAGCCTCTCCGTCTTCCACGCGCTGCCGCGCGTCGAAGGGAACCGCCTCGTCGTGAACAACGAGACCGGACGGCTCGCCTGGGAGATGTCCGCCGAGACGCGCATGCGGCCCTCGCGCGATTTCTTCCAGGGCGAGCGGCTCGTCGAGCGCGTCGAGGGGCTTCCCGCGGGCGCGTCGACGACGGTGACGTTCAGTTGGCAGGCCAAGTTCGGCGTGTGGCTCGTGCTCGCCCAGGCCGACCCCGAGGACGCAGTCGGCGAGATCAACGAGCGCAACAACCTCGCACAGCACCGGCCGCCGGGCACCGAGGCCCTCGCCCGGGGCGAGCCGACGCCGCTTGTCGTTCCCTTCCGCCTGCCCGAGGCGGGCCCGCGGGCGCCCACGGGTCTCGAAGGCGAAGGCGAGACGCAAGCCAACCTGTCGGTCCGGGTGGAGTTCGCGCCGCGGGAGCCGCGGCTGTTCGAGTTCGTCAACATCACGGCGACGGTCGTCAACAGCGGCCCCGAGCCCGTCGAGAACGCGACGTTCCGGCTGCGCGCGGGGCGCGTGGACGGAGGCGCGTTCTCGATCGTGCCGCCCGTGCAGGACCAGCTTCGGACCGTGAGCCTTGGCGTGGGGAACAGCTCCACGATCACGATCTCATGGCAGCCGCCGTTCCTGGAGACGTACTGGATCCAGGCGTACGCGCAGCCGCCCGCCGGCGCGCTCGATCCCAGCCCCGACGACAACGTCGTCGCGGTGCCCTTTGGGATGTTGATGCCCGATCACCGGCAGCTCGTCGAAGATCTGCGGCCGCTCCTGGCGCCGCAGCTGGAGCCTCCGCCGCGGGCCACGATCAAGGCGTTCTACCAGGCGATCTTCGAGTTCCTGCACCTGCACATCATCCTGCCCTTCGTCGCGCTGTTCTACGCCGCCGGCGTGCTGGCCGACGAGCGGGAGCGCGGCACGCTCCCGTACGTCCTGACGCGGCCCATCCCGCGCTGGCTCCTGCCGCTTGCGAAGTTCGCCGCAGGCTTCGTCGTGGCCGCCACGGCTGTGATCCTTGGCATCGCCGCCGCTTTCGCCGTCATGTTCGGCGCACCCGGCGGGGACGTGGGCTTCCTCACGACGCCGCTTCTGGCAAGCCTCGCCGCGCTCTTTGCCTACTCGGCGTTCTTTGTGCTCTTGGGCGTCCTCGTCGACCGGCCCTACCTCGTGGGCGTCGCCTTCGTGCTCGGTTGGGAGACGATCGCCGGAGCGCTCGTGCCGTGGGTGTCGAACCTCACGATCAGCCACCACGTGCGCAAGGCGTTTGGCGGCTGGCCCATGGACCAGGGGGTTCAATGGGCTCCGGCGGAGGGAGAGCCCACGACGGCGCTTCTCGTGGTGCTCCTCTCCGGCGTGGCGTTCCTCGTGGCCGCCGCCGTGGCGATGAAGCGGCGGGAATTCCCCGCCTAG
- a CDS encoding glycosyltransferase, with the protein MRATMATSAGILPFVSVVTSVRNEERTISKLLDSLLAQDYPKDRYEILVVDAVSTDRTAEIVKEYEARSSNPPVRLLVRPGPDVAGGRNRGVREAKGEFVYITDGDMVVGANVLRDMVAVFTKDPTIGGVGGPNESESQDLVSRTIACFPVHGPSRGIVPLLGAHPYDAPFVSSTNIYASVCRNAMFRKSAMEAVGLFDESLIATEDPEFNARLLDAGYRIAYVPEAAVRHHHRTSLTSFLYQQGRYAYWQAVVNRKHPRMRSPRQWLPALALHGAIVFAIAAVAAPALRFPFFAAVVLALLGPLVYGLKCAVAKRDPALAASAPVFFLAWMLGWAVEYPLGALGLPGGRRGR; encoded by the coding sequence GTGCGCGCCACGATGGCGACCTCCGCGGGGATTCTCCCGTTCGTCTCCGTCGTCACCTCGGTGCGAAACGAGGAGCGCACGATCTCAAAGCTCCTCGACTCGCTGCTTGCGCAGGACTACCCGAAGGACCGCTACGAGATCCTCGTCGTGGACGCCGTCTCGACCGATCGCACGGCCGAGATCGTCAAGGAATACGAGGCGCGAAGCTCGAACCCGCCCGTGCGCCTGCTCGTCCGGCCAGGACCGGACGTGGCCGGCGGACGCAACCGCGGCGTGCGCGAGGCCAAGGGGGAATTCGTGTACATCACCGACGGCGACATGGTCGTCGGCGCAAACGTGCTTCGCGACATGGTCGCCGTCTTCACGAAGGACCCCACGATCGGAGGCGTCGGGGGCCCCAACGAGAGCGAGAGCCAGGATCTCGTGTCGCGCACGATCGCGTGCTTTCCCGTGCACGGCCCAAGCCGAGGCATCGTCCCGCTTCTTGGCGCGCATCCCTACGACGCGCCCTTTGTGTCGTCGACGAACATCTACGCGAGCGTCTGCCGCAACGCCATGTTCCGGAAGTCCGCGATGGAGGCCGTCGGGCTCTTCGACGAGTCGCTCATCGCGACCGAGGACCCGGAGTTCAACGCGCGCCTGCTCGACGCCGGCTACCGGATCGCCTACGTTCCCGAGGCCGCCGTGCGCCACCACCACAGGACGAGCCTTACCTCCTTTCTGTATCAGCAGGGTCGGTACGCCTATTGGCAGGCCGTCGTCAACCGGAAGCACCCGCGCATGCGAAGCCCGCGCCAGTGGCTTCCGGCGCTTGCGCTCCACGGCGCGATCGTGTTCGCGATCGCGGCCGTCGCCGCGCCGGCGCTGCGCTTCCCGTTCTTTGCCGCAGTCGTCCTCGCGTTGCTGGGGCCGCTCGTCTATGGCCTCAAGTGCGCGGTCGCCAAGCGCGATCCGGCGCTTGCGGCCAGCGCGCCCGTCTTCTTCCTTGCGTGGATGCTCGGCTGGGCGGTCGAGTATCCGCTGGGCGCGTTGGGCCTTCCGGGCGGGCGTCGCGGCCGCTAG
- a CDS encoding glycosyltransferase codes for MDEPFVSVVVTVRNEAGAITELLESLAVQEPPYEVLVVDSNSEDGTREIVASFAAKHPTIRLLLHGNTRGGSRNFGVARAGGDIVAFVDGDCLASPSWVAEIREAMATADVVAGRTVNIGYEPFTRLERVELSHKGFDVTYPSCNLAYRRDVFESLGGFDPHFRTAEDIDLNFRAVEHGYSIAFAPKAVVYNRTRSRVVGFLKQAFWNGYGRKQLTLKHGNLWASYSFRKLFARQMTFWGVVRLACAVLGYLTCKVREPRRPYVPPPALVTPRARPQAEEKGA; via the coding sequence ATGGACGAGCCCTTCGTGAGCGTGGTCGTGACGGTCCGCAACGAAGCGGGCGCGATCACCGAGCTTCTCGAGAGCCTGGCCGTCCAGGAGCCGCCCTACGAGGTGCTCGTCGTCGACTCGAACAGCGAGGACGGCACGCGCGAGATCGTCGCGAGCTTCGCCGCCAAGCACCCGACGATCCGACTCCTCTTGCACGGCAACACCCGGGGCGGCTCGCGCAACTTCGGCGTCGCGCGCGCGGGCGGCGACATCGTCGCCTTCGTCGACGGGGACTGCCTGGCAAGCCCGAGCTGGGTGGCCGAGATCCGGGAAGCCATGGCCACGGCTGACGTCGTCGCCGGGCGCACGGTCAACATCGGCTACGAGCCGTTCACGCGCCTGGAGCGCGTCGAGCTTTCCCACAAGGGCTTCGACGTGACCTACCCGAGCTGCAACCTCGCCTACCGCCGGGACGTGTTCGAGAGCCTCGGCGGATTCGACCCGCATTTCCGCACGGCCGAGGACATCGACCTCAACTTCCGCGCCGTGGAGCACGGTTACTCGATCGCGTTTGCCCCAAAGGCGGTCGTGTACAACCGCACGCGCAGCCGCGTCGTGGGCTTCCTCAAGCAGGCGTTCTGGAACGGGTACGGCCGCAAGCAGCTCACGCTCAAGCACGGCAACCTCTGGGCGAGCTACTCGTTCCGCAAGCTCTTCGCGCGCCAGATGACGTTCTGGGGCGTCGTGCGGCTGGCGTGCGCCGTGCTCGGCTACCTCACGTGCAAGGTGCGGGAGCCGCGCCGGCCCTACGTGCCGCCGCCGGCGCTCGTGACCCCCCGGGCGCGCCCGCAGGCGGAGGAGAAGGGCGCATGA